The DNA window ACATACGCCGTCTTGCCATCGTCCGATGCGATGACCTCATGCGGATCGGGCCCGACCGGTGCCTTCGCAATCACCTGCAAAATATCCGGATCCACGATCGACAGCGTATGGTCCCGCTTCGAGAGCGCCAGCAGCGACCGCTTCGGCGTGTCCTGCGCGAATGCCCCAAGCGCTGCGGCAAACAACGTCACTAAGGCCGCAGCGGCCAGAAGTACGCGGTTGTCCTCAAGCCGCATCAATCCCTCCAGAGAATAAGGAAACCAGAATACAGATTCCAGGTACAGATTTCTTAGACTGGCACGGCCCCGCAACGCTACCTTCGCCGCCCGAGCCTCACTCCACCACGCTAAAGCTGTCGTGCAGCGTCGCCGCCGAGCTATCGCCGACCCACACGTCGAACTCCGATGGCTCGACCACCCATCCATTCTTCGCCGCGCTCCAGTAGTTCCGCTCATCATGCCCAATCGTGAACGTCACCTCGCGCTTCTCTCCCGGCTTCAGCGTCACCCGCTCAAAACCCTTCAGCTCCCGCACCGGTCGCGACGCCGCCCCGTACTTCTGGTGGATATAGAGCTGCACCACCTCGTCCGCCGCTACCGCCCCCGTATTTGTAACCGTAGCGGTTGCTTTTATCGCACCGTTCAGCGGCGAGCTCTTCGCGCTCAGCTTCAGATCGGCGATCGCAAACGTCGAATAACTCAGCCCATACCCGAACGGATATAACGGCGTCGTCTCCACATCCCAGTAACGCGAAGTGAACTCCTTCGAGTCATAAGGCTTATGCGACGCCGTATGGGCGTAGTACACCGGAATCTGCCCCGTCGTCCTCGGCCACGTCACAGGCAGCTTCCCGCCCGGAACCGCATCGCCCACCAGCAGGTCCGCAACCGCATTGCCCGTCTCCGTCCCGCCAAAGTAGCAATCCATGATCGCGGGGACATGCTCTGAAGCCCACCGGAGATCGAGCGGTCGCGTGCTGAACAGCAGCAGCACCACAGGCTTACCCAGCGCCTGAATCTTCTCGAGCAGCTCCTGCTGCTTGCCCGGAAGCGTGAGCGACGATCGCGAAGAATACTCGAAGTCCATCCCCGCCAGCTCGCCGAGTGTCATCACCACAACATCCGAGCTCCCCGCCAGATCGAGCGCCTTCTTCATCTCGGTCGCAGCCTCGTCCGCGCTCCAGGGCGTCTCCAGCTTCGCCCCGAACAGTCCATCGAAAGACGACGGAAACGCCTTCGCGATCTGCACGCCCTCGGCAAACTCCACCTCCGCGCCCGGAAGCTTCGCCTTGATCCCCGCATACACCGAGACCGAGTCTTCGCCCTTCGCCGTCAAACTCCACGGTCCATTCATGTCGGCACCGGAGTTCCCAAGAGGCCCAATCACCGCAACCTTCTTCACCGACTTCGACAGCGGCAGCACCCCGCCCTCGTTCCGCAGCAGAACAGCTGTCCGTGCCGCCGCCACCCGTTCCGCAGCACGATGCTTCGCCAGCATCTCGGCATGGGTGCCGTCTGTCGCGTCCGCATAGGGATGCTCGAACAATCCAAGGTGATACTTCG is part of the Granulicella aggregans genome and encodes:
- the bglX gene encoding beta-glucosidase BglX, with product MRRLFICLVATMTGVLLGGAVQAEAPTTARDNERANALLKQMTTEEKIGQLNQPFYFKVPVPGVKSDSVSFEDHVRRSEIGSFLFLTDPKEINRLQKIALTETRLHIPILFGFDVIHGFDTEWPVPIATAASWDPAQAEAGQAMAAEEAGHAGLRWSFAPMLDIARDPRWGRISEGAGEDPYLGAAMARAQVYGFQGRPGSPRPFMATVKHFAGYGAADGGRDYDAAYISEEQLQNVYLPPFRAGVEAGAGTVMSAYMDLNDVPAAGNVHLLRDVLREQMGFKGFVVSDAFAVGSLVTQGFAKDRLDAAGRGAAAGVNMDMGSATYLENLKKLVDAGKVSGAQLDDLVRPILAAKYHLGLFEHPYADATDGTHAEMLAKHRAAERVAAARTAVLLRNEGGVLPLSKSVKKVAVIGPLGNSGADMNGPWSLTAKGEDSVSVYAGIKAKLPGAEVEFAEGVQIAKAFPSSFDGLFGAKLETPWSADEAATEMKKALDLAGSSDVVVMTLGELAGMDFEYSSRSSLTLPGKQQELLEKIQALGKPVVLLLFSTRPLDLRWASEHVPAIMDCYFGGTETGNAVADLLVGDAVPGGKLPVTWPRTTGQIPVYYAHTASHKPYDSKEFTSRYWDVETTPLYPFGYGLSYSTFAIADLKLSAKSSPLNGAIKATATVTNTGAVAADEVVQLYIHQKYGAASRPVRELKGFERVTLKPGEKREVTFTIGHDERNYWSAAKNGWVVEPSEFDVWVGDSSAATLHDSFSVVE